The genomic interval GGCGTGGGAGGCGCGCCCCACCCCTTGCGGCTCGTCGTCCGGAACCGGGCCACGTCTCCACTCTCGGAGTAGCCCGCCCCCCCCTCGTCGACGATGACCATTCGCGAGTTGAGGTCCGACTCGCGCACGGGAACCACGGTGGCGCCCGCGCCCATCAACATGGGCAGCAGGTACTGGTTCATCACCTCCGCCGAGATGAGGTCCTCCACCACCGCCCAGGTGTTGGGCCGCTGCGTGGCCCAGCGAGACAGCGTCGGAGCCCGATAGAAGCCGTGGCCCGGGCTCAGGTAGATGACCTTCCCGGACAGCGCCCCCGTCCGCGTCCGCGTCTGGGGAACACCCGAGACCTTGTTCGTCCGCGCGGCGCCCTGGGCCTCGCGCCGCACCACGGGCGCGTCGGTGGCGCTCAGCTTGCGAGCCTCATGGGCCCTGGGCCCCGGCGCGGGGAGATACACCGCGTCTGGCGGCTCCAGGCCACACGCCCCCACTTCTTCGTCGTGGGCGTGCTGCGCGGGAGCCTGGGCGGCCGCGAGAGACGAGGTCAACAGAAGGGCCGCCAGCACGCCCGCTGGACATGCCCGGAAGGAGTCGGTGCTCATGGCGGCCGACCTTACCCATTCACATCCCCACGGCAATCGCACGCGTGGGTGCTAGCCTGATTGTCCCTTCAGGTTCCGATGACCGTACCTGCCCGGCCACCTCCACACTTTCCCGCCCGTCGCGGCTCGGGGCTCGTCGCCTCGTTCGGCCACGCCTGGGCGGGCCTCATCCACACCGTCGTCCACCAGCGCAACATGCGCGTGCACCTCATCTCCGCCGTCCTGGTGGGGCTGGTGGGCAGCGGCATCCCCCTGGGACTCGCCGAGAAGGTGACGCTCATCTTCTGCGTCCTGCTCATCTTCTTCGCGGAGATTCTCAACAGCGCGCTGGAGCACCTGGTCGACCTGGCCGTCCAACAGTTCGACGAGAAGGCCCGCCTCACCAAGGACGCCGCCGCCGCGGGAGTGCTCGTGCTCGCCCTGGGCACGGTGGTCATCTTCGCCGCCATCCTCGTCCACAACTGGGAAACGGTGCGCACCAGCACCACGGCCATCGCCCGGCAGGTCATCCTGGGGCTTCCCCTGGCGGCTTGCGTGCTCGTGCTCGTGCTGCCCCAGCCCAGGCCCCTCTGGGTGGACCTGTGCGCCTTCCTGGGAGGAATGCTGCTGATGGCGGCGCTCGCCATGCACTCGGCCAGTCTGGTCTTCAGCGCGCTGACCGCGGGGCTGCTCTTCATCGCGGCCTCCGCGGCCTACTCGCGACGGCGCGAAGCGCGCTCCTCAGGCCCGGCGCCGGGTGACTCCAGCGTCAATCCCGGTCCCGGAAACAAAAAAACCGGCTGACGCCGGTTCCACCGCCACCTCGAGGGCGGGGACCCCGAAGCCTGTCCGGAGCCCGCTCACCCGCCGAGGGTCTTGCTACGAAACGAGAGCCTCGCACCTCACGCGCGCTGACGCCACTCGGAGCCCTGCGGCTCCTGGGTGGCCTGCGCCGCCGCGACATCCTTGTCGCCGTCCTTCAGGTCCGAGGTCACCAGATCGAGCAGCTCCGTGGCGATGCCGATTACCTGGTGCGGGGTGTAGCCGCTCGCGCGCAACTGGTTGAAGAAGGTGCGCGCCAGGATTCGGGTGCCCTTTTGATCGGTGCTCACAGTGAATGCCTCCAAAGTGGGCGGCGAAATGAGGGGGGCCGCCAGGTCTTCACACCGGCCCTGTACTTCAACCCCCGTGCCAGACGTTCTCTTCCGAACGGATTCCCTAGTAGTTTCGCTGGGTTGAGCTCTTTCAACGCCCGGCATGAGGGGTCCTTGGGTGCGAAACAACCTACGCACCCACGAACCCCTTCGAGGGAAGTGGAAGTCCGGGTGCCTCACGCGATACGCACCCGGATGAGCAAGCGGAGCCCCCGTGGTTTCAAGTGCTTGCAATCTTTCAGCGGGGTGAAGCAGATACGCGCCCCCACCAGGAGCAAACGGCAATGGCGTATCGGGTGAACAACATCGGGCTGTGGCTGGACGAGCCGGAGGAGCTGCTCGGTCAGCGGGCCGCGGAGAAGCTGGGTGTCACCCGGTCCGACCTGGCCTCGGTGCGGGTGGTGCGTTCGGTTCTGGACGCTCGGAAGAAGGGCAGCCCGCGGTACATCTACACGTTGGAGGTGGAGCTGGCCGCTGGCAGGAAGCCGAAGCAGCTGCCCCCCGACGTGGGCGAGGCGCCGCCTCCGCTGGAACCGCTCACGCCGGTGAAGCCGCCGGAGAAGTGGCCCATCATCGTCGGCACCGGGCCCGCGGGATTGTTCTGCGCGCTGGGGCTCCTGGAGCGCGGCGTGCGCAGCATCCTCCTGGAGCGTGGCCGCGAGGTGGTGTCCCGGCGCAAGGACGTCGCGAAGCTGATGCGCGACGGCACGCTGGACCCGGAGAGCAACATGAACTTCGGGGAGGGCGGCGCCGGGGCCTATACGGACGGCAAGCTGTCCACGCGCATCAACCACCCCATGGTGCGCAAGGTCATCGAGGCCTTCGCCCGTTACGGCGCGCCGGACCACATCCTCATCGAGGGCAAGCCGCACATCGGCTCGGACCTGCTGCCGGGCGCGGTGGCCCGCCTGCGTGAAGAGCTCATCGCCGGCGGCTGCCAGGTGCACTTCGAGCAGCGCGTGGATGACCTGCTCTACCGCGACGGACACATCGCGGGCGTGAAGCTGGCGGATGGACGCACGCTGGAGAGCGACCGCGTCATCCTCGCGCCCGGCAACTCCGCGCGCGAGCTGTACGAGCGCTTCGCCGCCGACGGCCGCGTCCTCGTGGAGGCCAAGCCCTTCGCGCTCGGCTTCCGCGCCGAGCACCCGCAGACGCTCATCAACAGCATCCAATACGGCAGCGCGGCGAAGAATCCCAAGCTGCCGCCCGCCGACTACAAGCTGGCGGAGAACCTGGACGTCGACGGCGAGGTGCGCGGCGTCTACTCGTTCTGCATGTGCCCCGGCGGCATCGTGGTGCCCACGCCCACCGAGGACGGCCTGCAGTGCACCAACGGCATGAGCAACTCGCGCCGCAACGCGCGCTACGCCAACTCCGGCATCGTCGTCTCCGTCTCCGTCGCGGACTTCGAGCGGGAGGGCTTCCACGGGCCGCTGGCGGGACTGCTGTTCCAGCGCCACTGGGAGCAGAAGGCCTATGAGCTGGGCGGGGGCCGCTTCTTCGCGCCGGCGCAGACCATTCCCGACTATCTGGCCGGCCGACTGACGAAGGACCCGGGTGGCACCAGCTACCGGCCGGGTCTGGCGCACGTGGACCTCAACCGGCTCTTCCCCGCGCGGCTCACCACGTCCATCAAGCAGGCGCTGCGCACGTTCGACCGGAAGATGCGCGGCTTCATCAGCGACGAGGGCAAGCTGATTGGCATCGAGAGCCGCACCTCGTCTCCCGTGCGCATCACCCGGGGCGAGGATCTGCAATCGGTGTCCATGCGGGGCCTGTACCCGGCGGGCGAGGGGTGCGGCTACGCGGGTGGCATCGTCTCGTCGGCCATTGATGGACTGCGCGTCGCGGAGCAGATTGCCACCGAGCTAGCGTGAGGCGGACCGAAACCTCACGGAGGAGCCCGCCATGCGTTACGTCGTGCGCACTCCGGACGGAGAGCTGACCTACCCCAGCCTGGGTGACGTGGAGCGTGCGTACACCCAGGGACTGGTGGACCCGGACGACGAGGTGCGCGAGGAGAGCTCGGAGCACTGGCGCAAGGCGGGCAGCCTGCCAGTGCTCGCCCGGGCGCGCCGTCCCTCCTCGGGGCTGGCCGCGCGAGGGCAGTGGCTGGCGGTGGCCGGAGCGGTGGTGTTGGGTGTGTTCGCCCTGACGCTCGTGCTGAAGGACTCCTGGAGCCTGCGCATCCTGGGAATCGTCCTCGCCCTGGTGGTCAGCTCCATGCTCACCCGGGTGACTTTCAAGGCCTTCAAGAGGCCGCCTTCCCAACAGTAGGGCTCGTCCCCTCCCCCGCCCTCCAACGCGAGGGCCTGGCGCCTGGCGGCACCCGTTCGAGGCACGGCGCATGTTCTCCGCTGAAAGCCGCGCCGGGCATGCCCGCCCGTGGCGCTCGCGCGAGAGGAGGACGCACCGTGCTCAGCA from Myxococcus stipitatus carries:
- a CDS encoding diacylglycerol kinase family protein, whose amino-acid sequence is MTVPARPPPHFPARRGSGLVASFGHAWAGLIHTVVHQRNMRVHLISAVLVGLVGSGIPLGLAEKVTLIFCVLLIFFAEILNSALEHLVDLAVQQFDEKARLTKDAAAAGVLVLALGTVVIFAAILVHNWETVRTSTTAIARQVILGLPLAACVLVLVLPQPRPLWVDLCAFLGGMLLMAALAMHSASLVFSALTAGLLFIAASAAYSRRREARSSGPAPGDSSVNPGPGNKKTG
- a CDS encoding NAD(P)/FAD-dependent oxidoreductase; its protein translation is MAYRVNNIGLWLDEPEELLGQRAAEKLGVTRSDLASVRVVRSVLDARKKGSPRYIYTLEVELAAGRKPKQLPPDVGEAPPPLEPLTPVKPPEKWPIIVGTGPAGLFCALGLLERGVRSILLERGREVVSRRKDVAKLMRDGTLDPESNMNFGEGGAGAYTDGKLSTRINHPMVRKVIEAFARYGAPDHILIEGKPHIGSDLLPGAVARLREELIAGGCQVHFEQRVDDLLYRDGHIAGVKLADGRTLESDRVILAPGNSARELYERFAADGRVLVEAKPFALGFRAEHPQTLINSIQYGSAAKNPKLPPADYKLAENLDVDGEVRGVYSFCMCPGGIVVPTPTEDGLQCTNGMSNSRRNARYANSGIVVSVSVADFEREGFHGPLAGLLFQRHWEQKAYELGGGRFFAPAQTIPDYLAGRLTKDPGGTSYRPGLAHVDLNRLFPARLTTSIKQALRTFDRKMRGFISDEGKLIGIESRTSSPVRITRGEDLQSVSMRGLYPAGEGCGYAGGIVSSAIDGLRVAEQIATELA